One window of Quercus robur chromosome 5, dhQueRobu3.1, whole genome shotgun sequence genomic DNA carries:
- the LOC126727043 gene encoding protein transport protein sec31-like, with protein sequence MASRPRGRPKKKDTRLVAALDAMRPYGFPQDFVEVAVRELLNVYGGNEGWVFIEDSSYSVLVETLLEKTNAPQDQKDDSPQHDPGDADNKESSAVGPSTPTCSNSGATDAMLLTNQALDSASHPNEAPDSAHESRGMHYLPPTASSGGAEAPGDRLAQSPPPNADGMRYLLPPQAASSGGAETFGNSLAQSPPHIADGLIYLPPPPPPSSGGAETLGNSLGQSPPRIADGMRYLPRPPAARSGGAENLGNSLGQSPSRIEHGMRYLPWPPEASSGGAETLGNGLAQSPPHIADGMHYLPRPPAARSGGAENLGNSLGQSPSRIADGMRYLPRPLAASSGRAETLGNSLAQSPPHIADGMHYLPRPLEANSGSAETHGKNLAQPPPHIAGSMRYLPPPLAASSGGAATIGKSFAQSPPHVNQSPLQDIRPTRRRRPYHGWISNDEEIDLVQLTPAPLPEGIAKLLRS encoded by the exons ATGGCTTCAAGACCAAGAGGTCGTCCAAAAAAG AAAGATACTCGTCTGGTTGCAGCTCTTGACGCCATGCGCCCCTATGGATTTCCTCAGGATTTTGTCGAAGTCGCCGTAAGAGAGCTACTCAAT GTTTATGGTGGAAATGAAGGATGGGTCTTTATTGAAGACTCTTCTTACTCCGTCCTTGTTGAAACATTACTTGAAAAAACAAATGCTCCACAAGATCAGAAG GATGATTCTCCTCAACATGATCCGGGAGATGCAGATAATAAAGAATCTTCAGCTGTTGGGCCATCCACACCTACTTGCTCCAACTCAGGGGCCACAGATGCTATGTTGCTAACTAACCAGGCTTTGGACTCAGCCTCACATCCTAATGAGGCTCCAGACAGTGCACATGAATCTC GTGGTATGCATTATCTCCCACCGACAGCAAGTTCTGGTGGTGCTGAAGCTCCTGGGGATAGGCTTGCCCAGTCACCTCCACCTAATGCGGATGGTATGCGTTATCTCCTACCACCACAGGCAGCAAGTTCTGGTGGTGCTGAAACTTTTGGGAACAGTCTTGCCCAGTCACCTCCACATATTGCAGATGGTTTGATTTAtctcccaccaccaccaccaccaagtTCTGGTGGTGCTGAAACTCTTGGGAACAGTCTCGGCCAATCACCTCCACGTATTGCAGATGGCATGCGTTATCTCCCACGGCCACCAGCAGCAAGATCTGGTGGGGCTGAAAATCTTGGGAACAGTCTTGGCCAATCACCTTCACGTATTGAACATGGTATGCGTTATCTCCCATGGCCACCAGAAGCAAGTTCTGGTGGGGCTGAAACTCTTGGGAACGGTCTTGCCCAATCACCTCCACATATTGCAGATGGTATGCACTATCTCCCACGGCCACCGGCAGCAAGATCTGGTGGGGCTGAAAATCTTGGGAACAGTCTTGGCCAATCACCTTCACGTATTGCAGATGGTATGCGTTATCTCCCACGGCCACTGGCAGCAAGTTCTGGTAGGGCTGAAACTCTTGGGAACAGTCTTGCCCAATCACCTCCACATATTGCAGATGGTATGCACTATCTCCCACGGCCACTGGAAGCAAATTCTGGTAGTGCTGAAACTCATGGGAAAAATCTTGCCCAACCACCTCCACATATTGCAGGTAGTATGCGTTATCTCCCACCACCACTGGCAGCAAGTTCTGGTGGTGCTGCAACAATTGGGAAAAGTTTTGCTCAGTCACCTCCACATGTGAACCAATCCCCACTACAAGATATTCGTCCTACCCGAAGGAGGCGACCTTACCATGGCTGGATTAGCAATGATGAGGAAATCGATCTAGTGCAACTGACACCAGCTCCATTGCCAGAGGGAATAGCAAAGTTGCTTAGGAGCTAG